Within the Phaseolus vulgaris cultivar G19833 chromosome 9, P. vulgaris v2.0, whole genome shotgun sequence genome, the region TCGAATGAAAGGTGATTGTTCTAGGTTGTCTTCCTTAGTCTTTTGAGGAAACTATTTCCAGGTTTTGGTTACGAACCGCCTAAGGAAGATTTAGAACTAGGTTTGATGAATTTTGGAGGTAGTTTAGATGTAAAAGTTGAGAAAACAATTAGAATGCAAAGTGATTGTTCTAGGTTTTCTTCATTAGTCTTTTCAAGAAACTCTTTCTAGGTTTTGGTTACGGGATCACCTAAGGAAGGTTTAGAATCACCTAAGGAAGGTTTAGAATCACCTAAGGAAGGTTTAGAAGTAGGTTTGATGAATTTTGGAGGTCATTTGGGTGTAATAGTTGAGAACACTGTTACAATGCAAGATGATTGTTCTTTCTTGTCTTCCTTAGTCTTTTTAGGAAACTCTCTCTAGGTTTTGGTTACGGATCGCCTAAGGAAGATTTAGAACTAGGTTTGATGAATTTTGGAGGTGATTTGAGTGTAAAAGATGAGAAAACTATTAGGATCCAAGGTGATTGCTCTAGGTTGTTTTCCTTAGTCTTTTTAGGAAACTATTTCTAGTTGTTGGTTATGGTTTGCCTAAGGAAAACTTAGAACTAGGTTTGATGAATTTTGGATTTGATTTGGGTGTAAAAGTTGAGAAAACTATTAGAATATAAGATGATTCTTCTAGAATGTCTTCCGTAGTCCTTTTAGGAAACTCTTTCTAGTTTTTGATGAATTTTGGGGGAAAATTTAGAAGTAGGTTTGATGAATTTTGAAAGTGATTTGGGTGAAAAAGTTGTGAAAGTTTTTAGAAtgcaagttgattttctatGTTGTTTTCCTTAGTCTTTTTAGGAAAGAAACTCTTTCTAGATTTTGGTTACGGATCACCTAAGGAAGATTTAGAAGTAGGTTTGATGAATTTTGGAGGTGATTTTGGTTTAAAAATGAGTAAACTATTGGAATGCAAGGTGATTGTTCTTACCTTCCTTAGTCTTTTTAGGAAACTCTTTCTAGGTTTGGGTTACGGATCGCCTAAGGAGGATTTAGAACTAGCTTTGATGAATATTGGCGTTGGTTTAGGTGAACTATTAGAATGTGAGGTGATTGTTCTAGGTTGTCTTCCCTAGTCTTTTTAGGAAACTTTCTAGGTTTTGGTTACAGATTGCCTAAGGAAGACTTAGAACTAGGTTTGATGAATTTTGGAGGTGATTTGGGCGTAAAACTTGAGAAAACCATTAGAATGCAAGGTGATTGTTCTAGGTTGTTTTATTTAGTCTTTTTAGGAAACTCTTTCTATGTTTTGGTTGCGGATTGCCTAAGGTAGATTTAGAAGTTGGTTTGATGAATTTTGGAGGTGATTTGGTGTAAAAGTTGAGAAAACTATGAGAATTCAAGGTCATTTTTCTAGGTTTTCCAAAAaacattgtaaaaaaaaaaaaatataacattctatgtatatttatataaactaaCAAATTTTACATTTGATCATGAACACTTAAAAAAATGAAGCTAATGGCTTGTATATCTTTATCCTTCAATGGAGATAGATTGTTGAATAACTAAAAAACAATTAACTTAATCAATAAAAAGTGGAATtcacaattaaataaataaaatatttgagtgTATTTGTGCCTTGTACTTATATATATGTCTTGGTGAACTCAAAATCTAAAATGAGGTAGTGGATTTTGAGGATATAAGACattctttttattaaatgttttgttCGCCTTCATTTTCTAATGACAGCATATGCATAAATTTTGACCCTCTAAGTCGATGAATCAATAAAATAGTTAACAAAAGCAGCACCAAGCTCTCAACCCTACTCCAGACTTTGACAGTGCCAATAAAAGCTAAGTTGGTTTATCCGAAGGAGACTGTTATTATATGTCAAGGTGTAGAATTGTTGTAGCAGTCACACTTCCGTCTTTTTCTATTCCCTTTTGAGGATATAAgatattctttttattaaatgttttgtttGCCTTCATCTTCGGGGAATGACATTCGTATTTggggaaaatgaaaaaaaaagagttggTGTTCAGCTCTAGTTTCCATGCTTAACTGACTGTGCGGCTTGAGGTTGAGACTGGTGTTGCTGCTTTGCCGAGGTTGGGTGAAGGGGTGGTGAGTGGTGACCACATGCATATATTTTGACCCTCTAAGTCGATGAATCAATAAAATAGTTAACAATAGCAGCACCAAGCTCTCAACCCTACTCCAGACTTTGTCAGTGCCAACAAAAGCTAGAGCAGATAAGTTGGTTTATCCGGAGGAGATTGTTATTATGTGTCAAGGTGTTTTATTGTTGTTGCAGTCACACTTCCGTCTTGTTCTATTCCTTTTTGAGGGTATGAGAcattctttttattaaatattttgtttgccTTCACCATCTGGGAATGACATTCGTATTtttggaaaatgaaaaaaagaggtTGGTGTTCTGCTCTAGTTTCCATGCGGCACTGACTGTGCGGCTTGGGTTGAGACTGGTGCTGCTGCTTTGTCGAGGTTGGGTAGAGGGGTGGTGAGTTGTGACCACATGCAGAAATTTTGACCCTCTAAGTCGATGAATCAATGAAATAGTTAACGAAAGCAGCACCAAGCTCTCAACCCTACTCCAGACTTTGTCAGTGCCAATAAAAGCTAGAGCAGATAAGTTGGTTTATCCGGAGGAGATTGTTATTATGTGCCAAGGTGTTGAATTGCTGTTGCTGTCACACTTCTATGTTCTTCTCTTCGTTTTTGAGGATTTAAGACattctttttattaaatgttttgttCGCCTTCATTTTCTGGGAATAACATTGtatttttggaaaataaaaaaaaaaggtttgtgTTCTGCTCTAGTTTCCATGCGGCACTGACTGTGCTACTTGGGGTTGAGACTGGTGCTGTTGCTTTGCCGAGGTTGGGTGACGGGGTGGTGAGTGGTGACCACATGCAGAAATTTTGGCCCTCTAAGTTGATGAATCAATAAAATAGTTAAAGAAAGCAGCACCAAGCTCTCAACCCTACTCCAGACTTTGTCAGTGCCAATAAAAGCTAGAGAAGATAAGTTGGTTTATTTGGAGAAGATTGTTATTATATGTCAAGGTGTTTAATTGTTGTTGCAGTCACACTTCCGTCTTGTTGTTATTTGATATTACAGAAAATTATCGAGAAATGCTACTAGTGTGGGTGCAATTACAGTGGTATTGTGTCGGGAGCAGCTCCAAAACCTTGAGGTTGTGGACAAATTCACTGTTGGGAACCGTTTTCAAAATTCTTGTTTTCTATGAAACTAAAAGAACAGACATGAAAGGAGCAAATAGTTGATCTGTTGGTTCAGATAAAGCTCCGGAGGTTCATTCCCACAAATAATGAATTGTTTGGATCCCGAAATTTTCCATGATAtgtttttggattttgttttttAGAATTTCTATTTTGGAATAAACTTTTGGTATTCTTAAATTGCTTTTTTGGAATCAAATTTTGATTTTCCAATTCtacttttgaattttatttctaGAGCACAAAAGTTATCTTCGAGATTTCTTTTTTctgaatgtattttttaattctgaatTTTCAATTCTCGAATGAAAAAAcaattttggaattttaaaagtTGATTGAGTGCAGGTTCAAAAATCATTGGGTGCAGGAAACAATTGCCTAAAATATCCTCTTGTGGTGTGTTGCCTTCAATTTTGGAAGCCACTACACTCATAGGACTTTAGGTTGGTTGTCAACAGAGAGTGGGTAACTACAACACCTTATCATTTTCACATAATGGCTTGAGTTTGGAAGCATGGAAGATGTGGTGGATTTTGGAACCTCAAGGAAAAATCTAACTCAAAGGCAGTGTCATCAATGCACTTGATGATCTTGATTGTACGTTTATAGTCCATAAAAATATTTGGACAACTTTTCAACCCTTCTTCCTCTCGTTGAAAGTTGCCCTTAAGGTTATATTTCAACTTACCGACACCAAGTTACCCAAATGAAATAAATGTGGATGTACTGTTGATCTACATAAGTCTTAATGTTAGTTTGACCTTCAAGCAAATTAACTTTCAGTTTGGCTAAAATATAATCCTGAGTAGTCAACTCATGTTCCACAAGTGCTAGATCTAGTAACATGATGAAGTAAGGAAGATGGTAGTTTCTTATATTCTGTTTGATAAGGACTCATCCCTGCTGAAGTAGGATCCGATGAATTATAGTGTCATTCAACCCAATACAAAAACTTGCCCCATTGAAAGGGTTTATGGTGCACAAAAGCACAATAGCATGAGAGTAGTATCGGTTTCAAAGACCTTGATCAGACACCAACATGGGCCGTTGCTTGTGTCTGCACTGTTTTCATCTTGATATCCTTAAATCTGGAGAAAAGCCTTCACAAAGTGGGAACGGTGGACTTTAATGGCATTGGTTTAGATATAGCTCAGAAAAATCAGAAAGTGAAGTAGAAAACAACTTATGGATTAACTACTCCAATTTTTTAAATCACTAGTTATAAAAATACTGCTTATTTATAACCTGAATTAAATTTATGACCTGGATTAACTTGTTTGGCATACTTGCTCACTATGTTGACAGTTCTGTCCTCTGGGCTTCATTTGTTGTTTTCCTGCTCCTAAATGTAAATGGTGAGCAACTATTTTCTTAGCTGAGTTCTATGGAATTCCCAATTATTCAGTTAAAGAGTAACAGTTGTTCAACCCTGTAAAAATTTTCAGAATGGCATGCAATGTTCTGGGCATCCTTAATTCCTGTTGTGGTAAGTAGTCTACTTCCAATAATATAATTTGCAGACTGATTAAGATTTACAATTACAAACCATTTGATTGGTTTCAGATAATTTTGGCTGTTGGAACAAAACTTCAAGTTGCACGGACAAAGATGGCTATTGAAATAACAGAATGACACGCAGTTGTCCAAGGGATTCCTCTTGTTCAAGGCTCAGACAGATATTTTTGGTTTGGTCGGCCTCAGTTAGTTCTTTATCTTATccattttgctttgtttcagGTATTCAATTAGTTTCCTTAGTAGAATCCTGACCAAATGTTTACCACGAGGCAAATGAACATAGATAATGgcataaatactaaaaattgCTATTTTAAACAATACAGCTTAAATGCAAAAAAACTTTTACGTTTAATTAGTTCCTTTAACATTGTTTAAGATGTGTTGAGGGTTTGCTATTGAACAGATAGATTAAACTATCCTAGTTTAACCTTGTAGTACTAGTGAGAAATATTTTtggagatttgaattttaaactcGTTAATGTTTGTAtctaactcttttttttttaatcttgcAGAATGCGTTCCAAATAACATATTTCTTGTGGATATGGGTACTGATCCCTCACACCTTGCTGATCTTAAATAATATCTTTTTGTAGCCTGTAGGTCTTGGTAAATGGATGAATAGTATATGAATGATTTCTTGTTTTGCAGTATTCTTTTGGGCTGAGAAATTGTTTCCATGCTGACTACAAACTTGCAATAGTGAAAGTAGCATTAGGGTAAGTGTTGAATTTAGAATTCCGttctatatattaaaatttcatGCCTAAATAAATATGCATTTCATACTGGAGAAATtagctgtttttctttttttaaatgaacACGTAAATCCCTGCTTAACAAACAATGGGACCCTCCAGCATTAGTATAATTGAAGCATGATATTGCCTTACTAAGCTGATGAATTGTCGTGTTGTTTGAAGGCTTGCGGCACTATGCCTCTGCAGCTATATCACCCTTCCATTATATGCTCTTGTTACTCAGGTACTACGTTTTTTTGTTTCCTGGTTTTCTTCTATTTGATCCGAAGAACTATTCTTTGGCCTAATTGAAGTTTTTTCTGTCGTAACCAACTTTACTCcaatcaataatataaatagtgttTGATAAATGTCAATAACACACAATCTAATTCACTCCTCTTTCTTTTTCGTGTTTGTCTTTTTCTATTCGTTCATTTGCTTAGCTGAATCGATTTTATCTGCTAAATATTTCAATCCATTCGCTAAATTTGTGTAAAACATACCTACAAAACCTTCGTACTGGAACCTATAAAGAAACAATCCAATTAATCAAAACGCACAACCAAGATTGTATGAATACGATTTTGCACTTTTCCACATATAATTTGTTTCTTTATTCTAAGTGGTTATTCTATTCTTGGTAATCAAAAACTTATTCTTATTAACTCTTTGGTAAGaatttctatataatttaaGTGACACAATAAAAgctttttctattcttttattAACTGATTTATGTTCTTTGTTGTAAGGAATGCGTTGTAACATTGTTATTAAGTAATTCGTGGAATTGGAAGCTGTGTTCCCAGGGTCACGACTACAGGTTTCTCCATCTCGATTTCTTTGTTTGTGTGTTGTCTTGGTTTAGGTCTTCACTATAATATTTGGTTTTTGAAGGTCCTGCTCTAAGGAGTTCCTGATTTTGGTGGTCTGAGGAAGCTTGAGAACACTTTGTGCGAGTTTGAGGTAAAACCTTTTATAACACTTTTGTTGTGCAAATATTGGTTGGAATGTGTTTAAGTTTGCTCCCTGGCTCCCAATCAATTGTTTTGCGATATGACTTTCACCAATTTCATGGAAACAATCTCTAATTTCAGTCAAATTTATTAGGCAGTTGCCAGCTTAGAGGAGACAATCAAATATTGTTGTAGGTTGTCTTCCTTAGTCGTTTTAGGAAACTCTTTTTGGTTTTTGTTACGGATCGCGTAAGGAAAATTTAAAAGTAGGTTTGATGATTTTTGGAGGTGATTTGGGTATAAAAGTTGAGAAAACTATTCGAATGAAAGGTGATTGTTCTAGGTTGTCTTCCTTAGTCTTTTGAGGAAACTCTTTCCAGGTTTTGGTTACGAATCGCCTAAGGAAGATTTAGAACTAGGTTTGATGAATTTTGGAGGTAATTTAGGTGTAAAAGTTGACAAAACTATTAGAATTCAAGGTGATTGTTCTAGGTTTTCTTCCTTAGTCTTTTTAAGTGTTGGTTACGGGATAGCCTAAGGAAGGTTTAGAAGTAGGTTTGATGAATTTTGGAGGTGATTTGAGTGTAAAAGTTGAGAAAACTATTAGGATGCAAGGTGATTGTTCAAGGTTGTCTTCCTTAGACTTTTTAGGTAACTTGTTCCAGGTTTGGGTTACGGATCGCCTACAGAAGATATAGAATTAGGTTTGATAATTTTTCTAGGTGATTTGAGTGTAAAAGTCTAGAAAACTATTAGAATGCAAGCTGATTGTTCTACGTTACCTTCCATAGTCTTTTTAGGAAACTCATTCTAGGTTATGGTTACGGATCGCCTAAGAAAGATTTAGAACTAGGTTTGATGAATTTGGAGATGATTTGGGTTGTCTTCCTTAGACTTTTTAGGTAACTTGTTCCAGGTTTGGGTTACGGATTGCCTACAAAAGGTATAGAACTATGTTTGATAATTTTTGTAGGTGATTTGAGTGTAAAAGTCTAGAAAACTATTAGAATGCAAGGTGATTGTTCTAGGATGTCTTCCCTAGTCTTTTTAGGAAACGCTTTGTTTGTTTTGGTTATGGATCGACTAAGAAAGATTTAGAACTAGGTTTGATGAATTTGGAGATGATTTGGGTTGTCTTCCTTCGACTTTTTAGGTAACTTGTTCCAGGTTTGGGTTACGGATCGCCTTCAAAAGATATAGAACTAGGTTTGATAATTTTTGTAGGTGTTTTGAGTGTAAAATTCTAGAAAACTATTAGAATGCAAGGTGATTGTTCTAGGATGTCTTTCCTAGTCTTTTTAGGAAActctttgtttgttttggttATGGATCGCCTAAGAAAGATTTAGAACTAGGTTTGATGAATTTGGAGATGATTTGGGTTGTCTTCCTTAGACATTTTAGGTAACTTTTTCCAGGTTTGGGTTACGGATCGCCTAGAGAAGATATAGAAGTAGGTTTGATAATTTTTGTAGGCGATTTGAGTGTAAAAGTCTAGAAAACTATTAGAATGCAAGGTGATTGTTCTAGGATGTCTTCCCTAGTCTTTTTAGGAAATTCTTTATTGGTTTTGGTTATGGATCGCCTAAGAAAGATTTAGAACTAGGTTTGATGAATTTTGGAGGTGATTTGTGTAAAAGTTGAGAAAACTATTAGAATGCATGTTGATTCTTCTAGCTTGTCTTCCGTAGTCGTTTTATGAAACTCTTTCTAGGTTTTGGTTACGGATCGCCTAAGGAAGATTTTGATCTAGGTTTGATGAATTTTGGAGGTGATTTGGTTGTAAAAGTTGAGAAAACTATTAGAGTGCAAGGTGATTGTTCTAGGTTGTCTTCCTTAGTCTTTTTACGAAACTCTTTTTAGGTTTTTGGTTACGGACCGCCTAAGGAAGATTTAGAAGTACGTTTCATGAACTTTGAAGGTGATTGGGTGTAAAAGTTGACAAAACTATTAGAATGCAAGGTGATTGTTCTAGGTTGTCTTCCTTATTGTTTTTAGGAAACATTCAAGGTTTTGGTTGCGAGTCGCCTAAGGAAAATTTAGAAGTAGGTTTGATCAATTTTAGAGGTGATTTGGGTGTAAAAGTTGACAAAACTATTCGAATGCAAGGTGATTGTTTTAGGTTGTGTTCCTTATTATTTTTAGGAAACTCTTTCTAGGTTTTGATTATGGATCGCCTAAGGAAGATTTAGAAATAGGTTTGATGAATTTTGGAGGTGATTGTGGTTTAAAAAACTGAGAAAACTATTAGAATGCAAGCTGATTGTTCTACGTTACCTTCCATGGTCTTTTTAGGAAACTCATTCTAGGTTGAGGTTACGGATCGCCTAAGGAAGATTTAGAACTAGATTTCATGAATCTTGGAGGCTATTTGTGTGTAAAAGTTGAGAAGACTATTAGAATGCAAGGTGATTGTTCTAGGTTGTCTTCCCTAGTCTTTTTAGGAAACTTTCTAGATTTTGGTTACGGATCGCCTAATGAAGACTTAGAACTAGGTTTGATGAGTTTTGGTGGTGATTTGGGTGTAAAACTTGAGAAAACTATTAAAATGCAAGGTGATTGTTCTAGGTTGTTTTCCTTAGTCTTTTTAGAAAAGAAACTCTAGGTTTTGGTTACGGAATGCCTTTGATGAATTTTGGTGGTCATTTGGGTATAAAACTTGAGAAAACTATTAAAATGCAAGGTGATTGTTCTAGGTTGTTTTCCTTAGTCTTTTTAGGAATCTCTTTCTAGGTTTTGGTTTCGGATTGCCTAAGGAAAACTTTAAACTAGGTTGGATGAATATTTGAGTTGATTTGGGTGTAAAAGTTAAGAAAACTATTAGAATGCAATGTGATTCTTCTAGAATGTCTTCCGTAGTCTTTTTAGGAAACTCTTTCTAGGTTTGATAAATTTTGGAGGTAAATATTGAAGTGGGTTTGATGAATTTTGGAAGTGATTTGGGTGTAAAAGTTGTGAAAGTTATTAGAATGAAAGGTGATTGCTCTAGGATGTCTTCCCTACTCTTTTTAGGAAACTCTTTATTGGTTTTGGTTACGGATCGCCTAAGCAAGATTTAGAACTAAGTTTGATGAATTTTGGAGGTGATTTGGGAGTAAAACATTACCAAACTATTAGAATGCAAAGGTGATTGTTCTAGGTTGTCTTCCTTAGTGTTTTTCGGAAACTCTTTCGAGGTTTTGGTTAGGGATCGCCTAAGGTAGGTTTAGAACTAGGTTTGATGAATTTTGGAGGCTATTTGTGTCTAAAAGGTGAGAAGACTATTAGAATGCAAGGTGGTTGTTCTAGTTTGTCTTCATTAGTCTATTTAGGAAACTCTTTCTAGGTTGTGGTTACGGATCGCCTAAGGAATATTTAGAAGTAGGTTTGATGAATTTTGGAGGTGATTTTGGTTTAAAAACTGAGAAAACTATTAGAATGCAAGGTGATTGTTCTAGGTTGTCTTCTCTAGTCCTTTTAGGAATCTTTCTAGGTTTTGGTTACCGATCGCCTAACGAAGACTTAGAACTAGGTTTGATGAATTTTGGAGGTGATTTGGGTGTAAAACTTGAGAAAACTGATAGATTGCAGGTGATTGTTCTAGGATGTCTTCCCTAGTGTTTTTAGGAAACTCTTTCTAAGTTTGATGAATTTTGGAGTAAAATATTGAAGTAGGTTGAATTTTGGAAGTGATTTGGGTGTAAAAGTTGTGAAAGTTATTAGAATGCAGGGTGCTTGCTCTAGGATGTCTTCCCTAGTCTTTTTAGGAAACTCTTTATTGGTTTTGGTTATGGATCGCCTAAGCAAGATTTAGAACGAAGTTTGATGAATTTTTGATGTGATTTGGGAGTAAAACTTTACAAAACTATTAGAATGCAAGGTGATTGTTCTAGGTTGTCTTCCTTAGTGTTTTTCGGAAACTCTTTCTAGGTTTTGGTTACGGATTGCCTAAGGATGATTTAGAACTAGGTTGATGAATTTTGGAGGTGATTTGGGTGTAAAAGTTGAGAAAACTATTAGAATGCAAGGTGATTCTTCTAGGTTGTCTTCCGTAGCTTTTTTAGGAATGTCTTTCTAGGTTGTGGTTACGGATCGTCTAAGGAAGATTTAGAAGTAGGTTTGATGAATTTTGGAGGTGATTGGGTGTAAAAGTTGACAAAACTATTAGAATGCAAGGTGATTGTTCTAGGTTGTCTTCCTTATTGTTTTTAGCCAACTCTTTGTAGGTTTTGATTACGGATCGCGTAAGGAAGATTTAGAAATAGGTTTGATTAATTTTTGAGGTGATTTGGGTGTAAAAGTTGGGAAAACTATTAGAATGCAAGGTGATTGTTTTAGGTTTTCTTCCTTAGTCTTTTTAAGAAACTCTTTCTAGGTTTTTTGTTACGGATTTCCTAAGGATAGTTTAGAAGTTGGTTTGATGAATTTTGAAGGTGATTTGGTTGTAATAGTTGAGAGAACTATTAGTAATCAAGGTGGTTGTTCTAGTTTGTCTTCATTAGTCTATTTAGGAAACTCTTTCTAGGTTTTGGTTACGGATCGCCTAAGGAATATTTAGAAGTAGGTTTGATGAATTTTGGAGGTGATTTGGGTGTAAAAGTTGAGAAAACTATTAGAATGCAAGGTGATTGTTCTAGGTTGTCTTCTCTAGTCCTTTTAGGAATCTTTCTAGGTTTTGGTTACCGATCGCCTAACGAAGACTTAGAACTAGGTTTGATGAATTTTGGAGGTGATTTGGGTGTAAAACTTGAGAAAACTGATAGATTGCAGGTGATTGTTCTAGGATGTCTTCCCTAGTGTTTTTAGGAAACTCTTTCTAAGTTTGATGAATTTTGGAGTAAAATATTGAAGTAGGTTGAATTTTGGAAGTGATTTGGGTGTAAAAGTTGTGAAAGTTATTAGACTGCAGGGTGATTGCTCTAGGATGTCTTCCCTAGTCTTTTTAGGAAACTCTTTATTGGTTTTGGTTATGGATCGCCTAAGCAAGATTTAGAACGAAGTTTGATGAATTTTTGATGTGATTTGGGAGTAAAACTTTACAAAACTATTAGAATGCAAGGTGATTGTTCTAGGTTGTCTTCCTTAGTGTTTTTCGGAAACTCTTTCTAGGTTTTGGTTACGGATTGCCTAAGGATGATTTAGAACTAGGTTGATGAATTTTGGAGGTGATTTGGGTGTAAAAGTTGAGAAAACTATTAGAATGCAAGGTGATTCTTCTAGGTTGTCTTCCGTAGCTTTTTTAGGAA harbors:
- the LOC137821252 gene encoding uncharacterized protein, translating into MTRSCPRDSSCSRLRQIFLVWSASNAFQITYFLWIWYSFGLRNCFHADYKLAIVKVALGLAALCLCSYITLPLYALVTQECVVTLLLSNSWNWKLCSQGHDYRSCSKEFLILVV